One segment of Chloroflexota bacterium DNA contains the following:
- a CDS encoding aldo/keto reductase has protein sequence MEHRKLGSTDLMPSVIGLGGYPFGPPLCDKEMTARVLDQARELGVNYIDTADMYAQGESETNIGAYLADHRDDFILATKFNLSNLGDETPRERIMRKIDESLTKLHTDHIDLYQIHHVNPDVPAEEILEPLEELVKAGKVRYVGNCNYASWRQMEALQVAEANDLSWFVSTQNHYNMLYRHVELEILPFCRKYNTAFIPYFPLAGGFLTGTYRPGQPPPPGSRADLVPTGMTANVRNDRTEHMLLRLEAFAQEHGHTISELALAWLLSHPEIPVIINGCDRPEHIIAHVKASEWVLTAEERAEVDAMTSWWDGSSAAVDTTGGAPRAGTGQR, from the coding sequence ATGGAGCACAGGAAGCTGGGATCAACGGACCTCATGCCCTCAGTCATCGGACTGGGCGGCTATCCATTCGGTCCGCCCTTGTGCGATAAGGAGATGACCGCGCGAGTGCTGGACCAGGCGCGTGAACTCGGGGTCAACTACATTGACACTGCGGATATGTACGCCCAGGGCGAGAGCGAGACCAACATCGGCGCCTACTTGGCGGACCACCGCGACGACTTCATCCTGGCGACCAAGTTCAACCTCTCCAACTTGGGCGACGAAACGCCCCGGGAGCGCATCATGCGCAAGATCGACGAGAGCCTGACCAAACTCCACACGGACCATATCGACCTCTATCAGATCCACCACGTGAACCCGGACGTGCCTGCGGAGGAGATACTGGAGCCGCTTGAAGAGCTGGTAAAGGCGGGCAAGGTCCGCTACGTCGGCAACTGCAACTACGCGTCATGGCGGCAGATGGAAGCGCTGCAGGTTGCGGAAGCCAACGACCTCTCGTGGTTCGTGTCCACCCAGAACCACTACAACATGTTGTACCGGCACGTGGAACTGGAAATCCTGCCCTTCTGCCGCAAGTACAATACGGCATTCATCCCCTACTTCCCGCTTGCCGGCGGTTTCCTGACCGGCACCTACCGGCCGGGACAGCCCCCGCCTCCCGGCAGCCGTGCGGACCTGGTGCCGACGGGAATGACGGCCAACGTCCGCAACGATCGCACGGAGCACATGCTGCTGCGGCTGGAGGCCTTCGCACAGGAGCACGGCCACACTATTTCGGAGCTTGCATTGGCGTGGCTGCTCTCTCACCCGGAGATTCCCGTAATCATCAACGGCTGCGACAGGCCGGAGCACATCATCGCCCACGTGAAGGCGTCTGAGTGGGTACTCACGGCGGAAGAGCGCGCCGAGGTGGACGCCATGACCTCGTGGTGGGACGGTTCTTCGGCAGCTGTGGACACTACGGGCGGCGCTCCCCGTGCAGGGACGGGACAGCGTTGA
- a CDS encoding ABC transporter substrate-binding protein produces the protein MSRAVQWRRVFLLFAALTAAALFVACGNSDDEDTGTTADPVAAVPTPAPVQFPDANLTSPATPAPVTADPAPSSGDAMMDKEGPKTTRVVLGLIPPSALTNAPRHMGSTSAFQLKPMYEYLMDTHPETRQLIPGLAKSWEVEPNGAGLRFFLEEGIAFHDVDGNESGVMTADDIAWTREDLIHESSTSSIRALMRNAEFEIVSDHEVVFRWEEPDADALDFIANQVGGMEISSRADLNTFPDDDKDNRISRPINGTGPYTFVSREQDQNIIYKKLPQPHWRLDADFEEIEVRWITENSTRLAGLLSNEIHITNIPFEQEPSAIERGFKVITGRVNTMRTFFQMQGVYLNEPDDPSAGYKFDTPLLNRDVRAALNRAINRDALNDAFFFNLGQKMHAIHVAETHGAFNQRWKDEFDEKYGYDPVAARNHLRAAGYDSNNPLETNMFILEMQQYSGGPDVIESVAQMWTDVGVKVNLLTVDRAQRLNRGRALDYDNHITLGVLIAPPILALRLGHHTSPPRGGGAEDFIVEEVFQKARTSLDLDVQNQFIQAATNRIYDEYLAMPLFWVPVHATVNPDVVEDWVFPGTVSGTWTHFWNIRGTR, from the coding sequence ATGTCAAGAGCCGTGCAATGGAGACGCGTATTCCTTCTATTTGCTGCCCTGACTGCGGCAGCCTTGTTTGTCGCCTGTGGCAACAGCGATGATGAGGACACCGGGACGACTGCGGACCCCGTTGCAGCCGTCCCCACGCCGGCGCCGGTCCAATTTCCCGACGCCAACCTGACTTCGCCGGCAACTCCGGCGCCGGTAACTGCAGACCCCGCGCCGTCTTCGGGCGACGCCATGATGGACAAGGAAGGCCCCAAAACTACTCGAGTAGTCCTGGGCCTCATTCCGCCGTCGGCCTTGACCAACGCCCCCCGCCACATGGGCTCTACCTCTGCTTTCCAGCTCAAGCCCATGTATGAGTACCTGATGGACACCCACCCGGAGACCCGTCAGCTCATCCCGGGCCTGGCCAAGAGCTGGGAGGTTGAGCCGAACGGCGCGGGACTCCGTTTCTTCCTGGAGGAGGGCATCGCCTTCCACGACGTGGACGGTAATGAGTCCGGTGTGATGACGGCGGATGACATTGCCTGGACGCGTGAGGACCTTATTCACGAGTCCTCTACCAGCAGTATCCGCGCCTTGATGCGGAATGCCGAGTTTGAGATTGTCAGCGACCACGAAGTGGTATTCCGGTGGGAAGAGCCTGACGCCGACGCCCTGGACTTCATCGCCAACCAGGTGGGCGGCATGGAGATCAGCAGCCGCGCCGACCTCAACACCTTCCCCGATGACGACAAGGACAATCGAATTTCGCGTCCCATAAATGGAACTGGCCCGTACACCTTCGTCTCCCGTGAACAGGACCAGAACATCATCTACAAGAAACTCCCCCAACCGCACTGGCGTTTGGACGCGGACTTTGAAGAGATAGAGGTTCGCTGGATCACGGAGAACTCCACCCGCCTGGCGGGACTGCTCAGCAACGAGATCCACATCACGAACATCCCCTTTGAGCAGGAACCCTCCGCTATCGAGAGGGGATTCAAAGTAATCACGGGCAGAGTCAACACAATGCGGACGTTCTTCCAGATGCAGGGCGTCTACCTGAATGAACCTGATGACCCGAGCGCCGGTTACAAGTTCGACACCCCGTTGTTGAACAGGGACGTTCGTGCCGCCTTGAACCGCGCAATCAACCGTGACGCCCTGAACGACGCCTTCTTCTTCAACCTCGGACAGAAGATGCACGCAATCCACGTAGCCGAGACACACGGCGCCTTCAACCAGCGGTGGAAGGACGAGTTTGACGAGAAGTACGGCTACGACCCGGTGGCCGCTCGCAACCACCTTCGCGCGGCCGGTTACGACTCCAACAACCCGCTGGAAACCAACATGTTCATCTTGGAGATGCAGCAGTACTCTGGCGGACCGGACGTGATCGAGTCGGTTGCCCAGATGTGGACTGACGTCGGCGTCAAGGTCAATCTACTGACCGTCGACCGCGCGCAGCGCCTCAACCGCGGCCGCGCGCTGGACTACGACAACCACATCACCCTTGGTGTGCTGATCGCGCCACCGATCTTGGCGTTGCGCCTCGGCCACCACACCTCACCGCCTCGCGGCGGCGGCGCCGAGGACTTCATCGTGGAAGAGGTCTTCCAGAAGGCCCGCACGTCCCTGGACCTGGACGTACAGAACCAGTTCATTCAGGCAGCCACGAACCGCATCTACGATGAATACCTGGCAATGCCGCTCTTCTGGGTGCCCGTACACGCAACTGTCAACCCTGACGTGGTGGAAGACTGGGTCTTCCCCGGCACCGTGTCCGGAACCTGGACCCACTTCTGGAACATCCGCGGCACCCGGTAA
- a CDS encoding alpha/beta hydrolase: protein MATRQELRYDPSASYSVTEKDVVYLSTDGAVRYARVYQPDGPGPFPVLVSVHGGAWSRGDHTNNAVTSGPIAASGVVVMTIGLRVAPEFPYPAQVQDANLAIRWGRMHAEKYNGDPGAVGAIGYSSGGHTLPLAGMRPNDSRYSALLLEGSAEARLDWMVVCWPVIDSHARYEVAKANGSERLITNTEGYFLTEEAMHEGNPQELLDRGETVAMPPTLVIHGTADENVPVEHAERFVGSYAAAGGSVRFEKFEGEPHGFANEPGPATDRMVEVVKQFIAEQVNTLQAAA from the coding sequence ATGGCAACTCGACAGGAACTGCGATACGACCCCTCTGCTTCCTACTCCGTCACTGAAAAGGACGTTGTGTACCTAAGCACGGACGGCGCCGTGCGCTACGCACGCGTGTACCAGCCCGATGGCCCCGGGCCGTTCCCGGTGCTGGTTAGCGTCCACGGCGGCGCCTGGAGCCGCGGTGACCACACCAACAACGCCGTCACCAGCGGTCCAATCGCCGCCAGTGGCGTGGTGGTGATGACCATTGGCCTGCGCGTGGCGCCCGAGTTTCCCTACCCCGCGCAGGTGCAGGACGCGAACCTCGCAATTCGCTGGGGCAGGATGCATGCCGAGAAGTACAATGGCGACCCGGGCGCGGTCGGCGCTATCGGCTACTCCAGCGGCGGGCACACGCTGCCCCTGGCCGGCATGCGCCCAAACGACTCGCGCTACAGCGCACTGCTGCTGGAGGGGAGCGCCGAGGCTAGGCTCGACTGGATGGTCGTCTGCTGGCCGGTCATCGACTCCCATGCGCGGTACGAGGTCGCGAAGGCCAACGGCAGCGAGCGCCTCATCACCAACACCGAGGGCTACTTCCTGACCGAGGAAGCAATGCATGAGGGCAACCCGCAGGAGCTGCTCGACCGCGGCGAGACCGTAGCGATGCCCCCGACCCTCGTCATCCACGGCACCGCGGACGAGAATGTCCCCGTGGAGCACGCCGAGCGCTTCGTTGGGTCCTACGCGGCTGCCGGTGGGAGCGTGCGCTTTGAAAAGTTTGAGGGCGAGCCCCACGGCTTCGCTAATGAGCCTGGTCCGGCGACGGACCGAATGGTTGAGGTCGTGAAGCAGTTCATCGCGGAGCAAGTCAACACACTGCAGGCCGCCGCGTAA
- a CDS encoding MFS transporter has product MLNLILRRFPLLTALVHRDFRLYWSGHAVAVAGQQMAIVTQMWLIFDLTGSALQLGLLGLARAVPGIIMNLVGGVLADKLDQRKLLIGASTLTAALFATLATLIFSGTVEVWHVLAVVFGTGACEAFMQPSRQALFPNLIDRQHMMSAVGLNSAVHPGTRMFAPIIAGVLIDRVGMGLEGAATALYVMSGLTLVFTLALLWVRVPPIRRAAAGGGFQSLVEGLSYVGNNRIFLLIILTSFSNAFFGGGHMILLPVFADKLLGEATGVSLAVLSSAGGVGGLTGAVVGGSLGRFRRHGWLILGGSWSFGCALIVFALAPWFWLLVMMEWVASASNQLFNVTTQATLHALVPDEFRGRVMGLRSMMHSVAQPMGGLQMGSVANAIGVTAAVVISAGFLLAITTLGIARDGQVRDLSGAFGRSTQAPAPVAEPGG; this is encoded by the coding sequence GTGCTCAACCTCATTCTGAGGCGGTTTCCGCTCCTGACCGCGCTTGTGCACCGGGACTTCCGGTTGTACTGGAGTGGCCATGCGGTCGCCGTGGCCGGCCAGCAGATGGCCATCGTCACTCAGATGTGGCTCATCTTCGATCTGACTGGGTCGGCGCTTCAATTGGGGTTGCTGGGTCTCGCCCGCGCCGTGCCCGGTATCATCATGAACCTGGTGGGCGGCGTGCTAGCCGACAAGCTGGACCAGCGCAAGCTGCTCATCGGGGCCTCGACGCTCACGGCCGCGCTCTTCGCCACGCTCGCGACGCTCATCTTCAGCGGCACCGTCGAGGTGTGGCACGTGCTGGCCGTGGTCTTCGGCACGGGAGCGTGCGAAGCGTTCATGCAGCCCTCCCGGCAGGCCCTCTTCCCCAACCTCATCGACAGACAACACATGATGAGCGCCGTGGGCCTCAACTCCGCCGTACACCCTGGTACCCGCATGTTCGCGCCTATCATCGCCGGGGTGCTCATTGACCGGGTCGGCATGGGTCTGGAAGGTGCGGCGACCGCGCTGTACGTGATGTCTGGGCTCACGCTCGTGTTCACCCTCGCCCTGCTCTGGGTTCGCGTACCTCCCATCCGCCGCGCAGCCGCGGGTGGAGGCTTCCAGAGTCTTGTAGAGGGACTGAGCTATGTGGGGAACAACCGCATCTTCCTGCTCATCATCCTGACGAGTTTCTCAAATGCATTCTTTGGAGGAGGACACATGATCCTTCTCCCAGTATTTGCCGACAAGCTCCTCGGTGAGGCGACGGGCGTCTCGCTGGCGGTGCTATCGTCAGCGGGCGGCGTCGGCGGACTGACGGGGGCCGTCGTCGGCGGGTCGCTGGGACGCTTCCGCCGGCACGGTTGGCTCATCTTGGGCGGCTCATGGAGTTTTGGGTGCGCGTTGATTGTGTTTGCCCTTGCTCCTTGGTTCTGGCTTCTCGTCATGATGGAATGGGTGGCCTCCGCAAGCAACCAGCTGTTCAACGTCACCACGCAGGCAACGCTGCACGCCCTGGTCCCGGACGAGTTCCGCGGCAGGGTGATGGGCCTGCGGAGCATGATGCACTCCGTGGCACAGCCCATGGGTGGCCTGCAGATGGGCAGCGTGGCCAACGCCATTGGCGTCACTGCCGCAGTCGTCATCAGCGCGGGTTTCCTCCTCGCCATAACCACGCTAGGCATCGCAAGGGACGGTCAAGTCAGAGACTTGAGCGGTGCGTTTGGCAGGAGCACGCAGGCGCCGGCACCGGTTGCGGAGCCCGGGGGCTAG
- a CDS encoding tetratricopeptide repeat protein has product MAALVALAGAFLFSACTGEPEPEPVATAVPPPVPTAAPTAEPTAEPTQAPSEPAPTPAPQPTATFVAPPAPTPTPVPPTPTPEPTPEPVGVSTYTSGVFDFSFDYPGDWDLTQEGRTVMASAPGHEADVAVDLHILTRPLDVFDYTEDVVLDKMERAHPSFLVRQTAGQRVNGMVRLVNRAESTTEDGVVTYFKIYTAAVGRVGIVFVLKGPEQAALAALEPQFDTLVRGASLPNPALEFPDLTIARQGVGTGYSNVSKAPTGEDTVFYPDTPALVAVVRFDSLGADSDVAFHWFRVDRFHSVLDVLGPTEPDADADVHWSTLTPDGELELGFYHVVVVVDGSIVEIIHYSVIMEEGAEYPDAKTFEDWAAFLLVNGEPERAVYAATKSIELDPAEAQPYIWRAEAYEEQCKIRPAIADHSRAVRLLPDNPVTVATRGHAYWYAFDYELALADFNTALELVEELPQETDRQRLRYTILKAAYHNNRALVRVNLLQIGEALDDINVSIELEPDEHNYLDTRAYVYYKGGRYEEAKADYTRALDLGFENLYVYLGHGLTQIALGDREEGRANLELGLELFDDYQQRDCPNPQLGDLLAEARSTLQTLAP; this is encoded by the coding sequence TTGGCAGCGCTTGTGGCGCTCGCGGGCGCCTTCTTGTTTTCGGCTTGCACGGGCGAGCCGGAACCGGAGCCGGTCGCCACAGCGGTGCCGCCGCCCGTCCCGACCGCGGCCCCCACGGCCGAGCCGACTGCAGAACCGACACAGGCGCCGTCTGAGCCTGCACCCACACCGGCGCCGCAGCCGACTGCTACTTTCGTGGCGCCTCCCGCTCCGACGCCTACGCCGGTGCCTCCGACCCCCACGCCCGAGCCGACGCCGGAGCCGGTGGGGGTGTCCACTTACACCAGCGGCGTCTTTGACTTCTCCTTTGACTACCCCGGCGATTGGGACCTGACGCAGGAGGGGCGGACGGTCATGGCCAGCGCCCCGGGGCATGAGGCGGATGTCGCCGTGGACCTCCACATTCTCACCCGGCCCCTCGATGTGTTCGACTACACGGAGGATGTCGTGCTGGACAAGATGGAGCGCGCGCACCCCTCCTTCTTGGTCCGGCAGACCGCCGGCCAGCGGGTGAACGGCATGGTTCGGCTGGTGAATCGCGCAGAGTCCACCACGGAAGACGGGGTGGTCACCTATTTCAAGATATACACCGCTGCCGTTGGGCGGGTGGGGATCGTCTTTGTGCTGAAAGGGCCGGAGCAGGCGGCATTGGCCGCGCTGGAGCCGCAGTTCGACACGCTGGTCCGCGGGGCAAGCTTGCCTAACCCGGCGCTGGAGTTCCCGGACCTCACCATAGCCCGCCAGGGGGTGGGAACGGGCTACTCCAACGTCAGCAAGGCCCCCACGGGCGAGGACACCGTGTTTTATCCAGACACGCCCGCCCTCGTCGCCGTCGTGCGCTTCGATTCTCTGGGCGCCGACTCCGATGTCGCCTTTCATTGGTTCCGCGTTGACCGCTTCCACAGCGTGCTGGACGTGCTCGGTCCCACCGAGCCGGACGCCGACGCCGACGTGCATTGGTCCACCCTCACGCCCGATGGAGAGCTGGAGTTAGGCTTCTACCACGTCGTCGTGGTGGTGGACGGCTCCATCGTAGAGATCATTCACTACTCGGTGATCATGGAAGAGGGCGCGGAGTACCCGGACGCCAAGACCTTTGAGGACTGGGCGGCCTTCCTCCTGGTCAACGGTGAGCCGGAGCGAGCGGTCTACGCCGCCACCAAGTCCATTGAACTAGACCCGGCGGAGGCCCAGCCCTACATATGGCGGGCTGAGGCCTACGAGGAACAGTGCAAGATCCGCCCCGCTATCGCGGACCACTCGCGAGCGGTGAGGCTGCTGCCGGACAACCCCGTCACCGTGGCCACCAGAGGGCATGCCTATTGGTACGCCTTCGACTATGAGTTGGCACTGGCCGATTTCAACACGGCTTTGGAATTGGTGGAGGAGCTGCCTCAGGAAACCGACAGGCAAAGGCTTCGCTATACCATCTTGAAGGCCGCATACCACAACAATCGCGCCCTGGTACGCGTCAATCTCCTTCAGATAGGCGAGGCACTGGACGACATCAATGTATCCATTGAGTTGGAGCCAGACGAGCATAACTACCTGGATACGCGCGCCTATGTCTATTACAAGGGAGGCAGGTACGAGGAGGCGAAGGCAGATTACACTCGCGCCTTGGATCTGGGCTTTGAAAACCTCTATGTCTACTTGGGCCACGGCCTGACGCAAATCGCGTTGGGAGACCGAGAGGAAGGCCGCGCCAACCTGGAGCTTGGCCTGGAGCTCTTTGATGACTACCAGCAGCGGGACTGCCCGAACCCCCAGCTTGGCGACTTGCTGGCGGAAGCACGCTCGACACTGCAGACACTCGCGCCATAG